The Desulfovibrio sp. genome has a window encoding:
- a CDS encoding DUF370 domain-containing protein: protein MQKTGLLNIGFGNYVINSRVVAILNPSSSPMRRLREDAKESQRLVDATQGRKTRSIIITDSGHVILSAIQAETISQRFSQDEDDEVK, encoded by the coding sequence GTGCAGAAAACAGGGCTTTTGAACATCGGTTTCGGCAACTATGTGATCAATTCCCGGGTTGTGGCCATCCTCAATCCGTCCTCTTCACCCATGCGCCGTCTGCGCGAGGACGCCAAGGAGTCTCAGCGCCTGGTGGACGCCACCCAGGGACGAAAAACCCGTTCCATCATCATAACCGATTCGGGGCACGTCATCCTGTCCGCCATCCAGGCCGAAACCATCTCGCAACGCTTCAGCCAGGACGAGGACGATGAAGTCAAGTAA
- the gmk gene encoding guanylate kinase, producing MKSSNRLGFALIITAPSGTGKSTLIKRLLAEFPQAGFSISCTTRSPRPGEIDGKDYHFLTVEQFKERIEADAFAEWAQVHGNYYGTPKQGVLDMLEAGRDVLFDIDVQGARALRGNLDMGRTVFILPPSRQDLEKRLTGRGSDSPETIAKRIANAKAEIEQAEWFDHIIVNDVLEKAYDELRAVYLAERARPVLHPGVLRSILDSWGA from the coding sequence ATGAAGTCAAGTAACCGTCTTGGATTCGCGCTCATCATCACCGCGCCCTCGGGCACGGGAAAAAGCACGCTGATCAAACGGTTGCTTGCCGAGTTCCCACAGGCCGGATTCTCCATATCCTGCACGACGCGCTCTCCCCGCCCGGGAGAAATCGACGGCAAGGACTATCATTTCCTTACGGTGGAGCAGTTCAAGGAGCGAATCGAGGCGGACGCTTTTGCGGAATGGGCGCAGGTGCACGGCAATTACTACGGCACTCCCAAACAAGGGGTGCTGGACATGCTCGAAGCCGGCCGGGATGTTCTCTTCGACATCGACGTTCAGGGCGCTAGGGCCTTGCGGGGCAACCTGGACATGGGGAGAACGGTGTTCATACTGCCGCCATCCCGCCAGGATTTGGAAAAGAGGTTGACTGGACGTGGTTCCGATTCACCTGAGACCATCGCCAAACGCATCGCCAATGCAAAAGCCGAGATCGAGCAAGCGGAATGGTTCGACCACATCATCGTCAACGACGTGTTGGAAAAGGCCTATGATGAGCTCCGGGCCGTGTATCTCGCCGAAAGAGCCAGGCCTGTTCTTCACCCGGGAGTGCTGAGGTCGATACTTGATTCGTGGGGGGCATAA
- the recJ gene encoding single-stranded-DNA-specific exonuclease RecJ, which translates to MRKTWRPRASSPPPECLRDWAVSLCVSPRLAGLLWDRGLTSVEDMDMFLSPGLRHLMPPEAIPGLADAARALAQALEAGMKLTIWGDYDVDGVTATALLVDFLRRRGFPAGHYIPARLEDGYGLSIRGLEKLSSSGTEVVLTVDCGISAVEEAERARELGLTLVITDHHLPGPQLPNAAAVANPKLSDGPGRDLAGVGVAFFLAAALNKMLPGDPVDIRQFLDLAAMGTLADVVSLTGQNRILVKNGLLLLSEASRPGVFALKEASGYYPRAPLEASQVTFGMAPRINAAGRLGHAGEALALLLAPDLETARPLAKTLDEFNAKRRQEEDAISSEAMEQANAQSGQPAMVLHAPHWHQGVIGIVASRVVDAHYRPTLIITADNGKLKGSGRSIPEVDLHAALVSCQDLLLAYGGHHQAAGLSLAPENLDCLREVFRQAVQVQLGQANPTPTLRLDGELSFKEIHQELLKELDLLGPFGCGNPEPVFSSASLNVKARRVFGANHVLLDVRDEDAEVTLRAKAWRMAGEIGPEMQGKKVRLAFTPRLDTYNGLASVELRVKDWANG; encoded by the coding sequence GTGCGTAAAACGTGGCGTCCCCGCGCTAGTTCCCCTCCCCCGGAATGTCTGCGGGACTGGGCGGTGTCGCTGTGCGTCTCTCCCCGTCTGGCAGGACTACTCTGGGACAGGGGGCTTACTTCCGTCGAGGACATGGACATGTTTCTCAGTCCGGGGCTTCGCCACCTCATGCCTCCGGAGGCGATACCCGGACTGGCTGACGCTGCCCGGGCTCTGGCCCAGGCTCTCGAGGCAGGGATGAAACTCACGATATGGGGCGACTACGATGTGGACGGAGTCACGGCCACGGCCCTTCTGGTTGATTTTCTCAGGCGCAGAGGCTTCCCGGCCGGGCATTACATCCCGGCCCGGCTTGAGGATGGCTATGGACTGAGCATCAGGGGGTTGGAGAAGCTTTCTTCATCGGGCACCGAGGTCGTGCTCACCGTGGATTGCGGCATCAGCGCCGTGGAGGAAGCTGAACGGGCCCGCGAGCTCGGGCTTACACTTGTCATCACGGACCACCACTTGCCCGGACCTCAGTTGCCCAATGCCGCGGCAGTGGCCAACCCAAAGCTGTCCGACGGTCCCGGGCGGGACCTGGCCGGGGTCGGCGTGGCCTTTTTCCTGGCAGCGGCCCTCAACAAGATGTTGCCGGGCGATCCTGTGGACATCCGCCAATTCCTCGACCTGGCGGCCATGGGAACCCTGGCCGACGTGGTGAGCCTTACCGGGCAGAACAGGATACTGGTGAAAAACGGTCTTCTGCTTTTGTCCGAGGCCAGCCGCCCGGGCGTGTTCGCACTCAAGGAGGCCTCCGGCTACTACCCCAGGGCGCCGCTCGAGGCCAGCCAGGTCACTTTTGGAATGGCTCCGCGCATTAATGCGGCAGGGCGGCTCGGCCACGCTGGCGAGGCTCTGGCCCTTCTGCTGGCGCCTGATCTCGAGACGGCCCGCCCGCTGGCCAAGACCCTGGACGAATTCAATGCCAAGCGCCGCCAGGAGGAAGACGCCATTTCCTCCGAGGCCATGGAACAGGCCAATGCCCAGTCCGGCCAGCCCGCCATGGTTCTGCATGCCCCGCACTGGCATCAGGGCGTCATCGGGATAGTGGCGTCGCGAGTGGTGGACGCCCATTACAGGCCGACGCTTATAATCACCGCCGACAACGGCAAGCTCAAGGGGTCCGGCCGGTCCATCCCGGAGGTGGACCTGCACGCCGCGCTGGTCTCCTGCCAGGATCTCCTGCTGGCCTACGGCGGCCACCATCAGGCCGCTGGTTTGAGCCTGGCGCCGGAGAACCTCGACTGCCTGCGGGAGGTTTTCCGCCAGGCGGTGCAGGTCCAGTTGGGGCAGGCCAATCCAACCCCGACGCTTCGCCTGGACGGAGAACTCTCCTTCAAGGAGATCCATCAGGAGCTCTTGAAGGAACTCGATCTGCTCGGTCCCTTTGGTTGCGGCAACCCGGAGCCTGTGTTCAGCTCGGCGTCATTAAACGTCAAAGCCAGGCGGGTTTTCGGAGCCAACCATGTGCTGCTGGACGTCCGGGACGAGGATGCGGAAGTCACGTTGCGCGCCAAGGCCTGGCGCATGGCGGGAGAAATCGGCCCAGAAATGCAGGGAAAGAAGGTGCGGCTGGCCTTCACTCCGCGTCTGGACACCTACAACGGTCTAGCCAGCGTGGAACTCAGGGTGAAAGACTGGGCGAACGGCTAG
- a CDS encoding HDOD domain-containing protein — protein sequence MSDERGQQFLLDLPGFRHELPYSPALLTTLYSQTGQNSSTPLDEIAETLSRDQGLTAKILTMANSAFYGLQQEVTTVSRAIAVLGLNEVRALVLAVGVKALTKSKHFPQEFKVDEYWEHQLSVALIARHLAPLMGGLDGDNLFTAGILHDLGKLLTALHSAEDWRAIQALTLAKHIPYSEAEEEHWGIEHGMIGSMVMGTWNLPGDLIEPVNWHHAPMHSPGHRRQALVLCVADAMAHVVNDPKGYVGCPWQEVLAKFHLSDSDILQQVKDLLQQFDPGIFASGLAA from the coding sequence ATGAGTGATGAGCGCGGCCAGCAATTCCTGCTCGACCTGCCGGGGTTCAGGCATGAGTTGCCCTATTCGCCCGCGCTTCTCACCACGCTCTACAGCCAGACCGGGCAAAACTCCTCGACACCGCTGGACGAAATAGCCGAGACCTTAAGCCGTGACCAGGGCCTCACTGCCAAGATACTGACCATGGCCAACTCGGCCTTCTACGGGCTGCAACAGGAAGTGACCACAGTGTCCAGGGCCATTGCCGTTCTGGGACTCAACGAAGTGCGCGCCCTGGTGCTTGCCGTGGGAGTGAAGGCTCTCACCAAGAGCAAGCACTTCCCCCAGGAATTCAAAGTGGACGAGTATTGGGAGCACCAGCTTTCCGTGGCTCTCATCGCCCGGCATCTCGCCCCGCTCATGGGGGGCCTCGACGGGGACAACCTGTTCACCGCGGGCATTCTGCACGATCTGGGCAAGCTCCTCACCGCTCTGCACTCAGCCGAGGATTGGCGGGCCATCCAGGCCCTCACCCTGGCCAAGCACATCCCATATTCCGAGGCAGAGGAAGAACACTGGGGCATTGAGCATGGAATGATCGGCTCCATGGTCATGGGAACCTGGAACCTCCCGGGCGATCTCATCGAACCGGTCAACTGGCATCACGCCCCCATGCACTCACCTGGCCACCGCCGCCAGGCTTTGGTCCTGTGCGTGGCGGACGCCATGGCGCATGTGGTCAACGATCCGAAAGGCTACGTCGGCTGCCCGTGGCAGGAAGTGCTTGCAAAATTTCATTTAAGCGATTCTGATATCCTCCAACAGGTCAAGGATTTGCTCCAACAGTTCGATCCCGGCATCTTCGCTTCCGGCCTGGCCGCCTGA
- a CDS encoding YicC family protein has product MPKSMTGFGRSITENPYASVVWEARSVNSRYLDLKWRLPLFLRASESDLEKVVRRYVERGRLEVICNFQPHKVEALDVALNKPMAMAMLRSVSDLAQEMGHSFVPDYTRLLTISHLWQEGMKDAPEELMEALTSGLSQALEDLSAARLREGGLLAGDILGRLTKLVAWHADIKLLAPKVKEEKFQSLRTRLTSVLEKLGVDTAEDRILQEVAVMSDKLDVTEELTRLGCHLDQIRELLGQEGDVGKRLDFLLQEAFREINTCGNKAQSIEVSRIVVEFKSELEKCREQVQNIE; this is encoded by the coding sequence ATGCCCAAAAGCATGACCGGCTTCGGCCGTTCCATCACGGAAAACCCGTACGCCAGCGTTGTCTGGGAGGCCCGTTCGGTAAACAGCCGCTATCTGGATCTCAAATGGCGTCTGCCCCTTTTTTTGCGGGCCAGCGAGTCCGATCTTGAAAAAGTGGTCCGCCGCTATGTGGAACGCGGCCGTCTGGAGGTTATCTGCAACTTCCAGCCCCATAAGGTGGAGGCCCTGGACGTCGCCCTGAACAAGCCCATGGCCATGGCCATGCTGCGTTCAGTATCGGATCTGGCGCAAGAGATGGGGCACTCATTCGTGCCGGACTACACCCGCCTGCTGACCATCTCGCACCTGTGGCAGGAAGGAATGAAGGACGCTCCCGAAGAGTTGATGGAAGCGCTCACCTCTGGGCTGTCCCAGGCCCTTGAGGATTTGAGCGCTGCCAGATTGCGGGAAGGCGGCCTGCTGGCCGGGGATATACTGGGGCGGTTGACCAAACTCGTTGCCTGGCATGCGGACATAAAACTCCTGGCTCCCAAGGTGAAGGAAGAGAAATTCCAGTCGCTTAGGACCCGCCTGACGTCGGTTCTTGAAAAGCTCGGGGTAGACACCGCAGAGGACCGCATCCTCCAGGAAGTGGCGGTCATGAGCGACAAGCTCGACGTGACAGAAGAACTGACCCGGCTCGGCTGCCACTTGGACCAGATTCGCGAGCTTTTGGGGCAGGAAGGGGACGTGGGCAAGCGGCTCGATTTTCTACTTCAGGAAGCATTCAGGGAGATCAACACCTGCGGGAACAAGGCCCAGTCCATCGAGGTCAGCCGGATTGTGGTGGAGTTCAAGTCGGAATTGGAAAAATGCCGCGAACAGGTTCAGAACATCGAGTAG